Proteins from one Deinococcus sedimenti genomic window:
- the rfbA gene encoding glucose-1-phosphate thymidylyltransferase RfbA, giving the protein MSVPRRGVVLAGGLGTRLFPATLAVSKQLLPVYDKPMIYYPLSTLMLAGHREVLIITAPRDLPLFEQLLGDGGQWGVKLSYAVQAEPRGIAQALTLAGPFLGGQACTLILGDNLFHGPDITRQLLAAQARPTGATIFASEVSDPGRYGVVSFGPGGAVTSLEEKPLRPASSYAVTGLYTYGPDAVDLAGSLPVSARGEFEITDLNRLYLERGELTVECLERGSVWMDAGTHDSLLEASSFVQAIERRQGVKLACPEEIALHHGWLSPDEVLLRAEQLGGPYAAYLRRVAQRQGASGGSI; this is encoded by the coding sequence GTGAGCGTTCCCCGGCGCGGCGTCGTGCTGGCCGGCGGGCTGGGCACGCGCCTGTTTCCAGCGACCCTGGCGGTGTCCAAGCAACTCCTGCCGGTCTACGACAAGCCGATGATCTACTATCCGCTCTCGACGCTCATGCTGGCCGGCCACCGGGAGGTGCTGATCATCACGGCGCCGCGTGACCTGCCGCTGTTCGAGCAGCTGCTCGGGGACGGCGGCCAGTGGGGCGTGAAGCTGTCCTACGCCGTCCAGGCTGAGCCGCGTGGCATCGCCCAGGCCCTCACGCTGGCCGGCCCGTTTCTGGGCGGGCAGGCGTGCACGCTGATCCTGGGAGACAACCTGTTCCACGGACCGGACATCACCCGCCAGCTGCTGGCGGCTCAGGCCCGCCCGACCGGGGCGACGATCTTCGCCTCGGAGGTCAGCGACCCGGGCCGCTACGGGGTGGTGAGCTTCGGGCCCGGCGGCGCGGTGACCTCCCTGGAGGAAAAGCCGCTGCGGCCCGCCTCCTCGTACGCCGTGACGGGCCTGTACACGTATGGTCCGGACGCGGTGGACCTGGCCGGGAGCCTGCCGGTCTCGGCCCGGGGCGAATTCGAGATCACGGACCTCAACCGCCTGTACCTGGAGCGCGGCGAGCTGACCGTCGAGTGCCTCGAGCGCGGGTCGGTCTGGATGGACGCCGGGACGCACGACAGCCTGCTCGAGGCGTCGTCCTTCGTGCAGGCCATCGAGCGGCGGCAGGGCGTGAAACTCGCCTGCCCGGAAGAGATCGCCCTGCACCACGGCTGGCTCAGTCCCGACGAGGTGCTCCTGCGCGCCGAACAGCTGGGCGGCCCGTACGCCGCGTACCTGCGCCGCGTGGCGCAGCGTCAGGGAGCGTCAGGAGGAAGCATATGA
- a CDS encoding glycosyl-4,4'-diaponeurosporenoate acyltransferase CrtO family protein, with translation MTVLLILLALGRWVQVRLGWHGLLIAVLWQVTLMWWGLLVLWALPLPLQSAWFRVRAWEAPLYRQLRVRAFMLLLRAVGWERARRRARGFTGSRASLLRLERQTREAEFSHVLLVLVNLTLPVLTGMTGDTAGWLIVTGAAGHVYPVMLQRTLRARLQQLDVTGNRSHHGRATD, from the coding sequence ATGACGGTCCTGCTGATCCTGCTGGCGCTGGGACGCTGGGTGCAGGTGCGCCTCGGGTGGCATGGCCTGCTGATAGCTGTCCTGTGGCAGGTCACCCTGATGTGGTGGGGCCTGCTCGTGCTGTGGGCGCTGCCCCTGCCCCTGCAGTCCGCCTGGTTCCGCGTGCGCGCCTGGGAGGCGCCGCTGTACCGGCAGCTGAGGGTGCGCGCCTTCATGCTGCTGCTGCGCGCAGTGGGCTGGGAACGCGCGCGGCGCCGGGCGCGGGGCTTTACCGGTTCGCGCGCTTCGCTGCTGCGGCTTGAGCGCCAGACCCGGGAGGCGGAATTCAGCCACGTCCTCCTGGTCCTGGTGAACCTGACCCTGCCGGTCCTGACCGGCATGACGGGAGACACCGCCGGTTGGCTCATCGTGACGGGCGCCGCCGGTCACGTGTATCCGGTGATGTTGCAGCGGACTCTGCGCGCTCGCCTTCAACAGCTGGACGTGACGGGCAACCGCAGCCACCACGGCAGAGCGACCGACTGA
- a CDS encoding glycosyltransferase, with the protein MARILIATQPIAGHVAPTAPVVQELARRGHEVRWYTGRKYARAAQAAGAGWEPFVHARDYDDSAFGNTFTGRDDRRGVRQLQFDVQHVFVGQIEGQLQDLRDVARSWPHALVLADQTVAAALLHEELGGPPCALLGVLPLGIRSEDAAPFGLGLPPSATPVGRWRNRILNALLPHAVFGAASRDLSDVCGRLGLPARPFEPPVAPTLMLQPSVPEFEYVRGDLPSQLKFIGPLLPAPGARPLPDWWADVQRDPRPLIVVTQGTLATDPTRLIWPALCALADEDVQVVVAGAHPQALPGPLPRNARATPFLPFARALPEAALYVTNGGYGGVMQALLHGLPCLVAGRSEDKAEVAARVAHAGVGMNLGTDRPTPVRIRRAARALLRDPAYRTRARLLAEQLAAHDAPREAADLLEGLLPKDHHAHQ; encoded by the coding sequence GTGGCCCGCATCCTGATCGCCACGCAACCCATCGCCGGGCACGTGGCGCCGACCGCGCCGGTCGTGCAGGAACTCGCGCGGCGTGGCCACGAGGTCCGCTGGTACACCGGACGCAAGTACGCCCGCGCTGCCCAGGCCGCCGGGGCCGGGTGGGAGCCTTTCGTGCACGCGCGCGACTACGACGACTCGGCCTTCGGGAACACCTTTACCGGCCGGGACGACCGGCGGGGCGTGCGGCAGTTGCAGTTCGACGTGCAACACGTGTTCGTGGGTCAGATCGAGGGTCAACTTCAGGACCTGCGTGACGTCGCCCGTTCCTGGCCGCACGCGCTGGTCCTGGCCGACCAGACTGTCGCGGCGGCCCTCCTGCACGAGGAGCTCGGCGGGCCACCGTGCGCGCTGCTCGGCGTGCTGCCCCTGGGCATCCGCAGCGAGGACGCCGCCCCGTTCGGCCTGGGCCTGCCGCCCAGCGCCACCCCCGTGGGCCGCTGGCGCAACCGGATCCTGAACGCGCTGCTGCCCCACGCGGTCTTCGGCGCGGCCTCCAGGGACCTCTCGGACGTGTGCGGCCGCCTCGGCCTGCCGGCCCGGCCGTTCGAGCCGCCCGTCGCCCCGACCCTGATGCTGCAGCCCAGCGTGCCCGAATTCGAGTACGTCCGCGGTGACCTGCCGTCCCAGCTGAAGTTCATCGGTCCGCTGCTGCCTGCTCCGGGCGCGCGGCCCCTGCCGGACTGGTGGGCGGACGTGCAGCGCGACCCGCGCCCCCTGATCGTGGTGACGCAGGGCACCCTCGCCACCGACCCGACCCGCCTGATCTGGCCGGCCCTGTGCGCCCTGGCCGACGAGGACGTCCAGGTCGTCGTGGCTGGCGCGCACCCGCAGGCCCTGCCCGGACCTCTGCCCCGCAACGCGCGCGCCACGCCGTTCCTGCCGTTCGCGCGGGCGCTGCCCGAGGCGGCCCTGTACGTGACCAACGGCGGGTACGGCGGGGTCATGCAGGCCCTCCTGCACGGCCTGCCGTGCCTCGTGGCCGGTCGCAGCGAGGACAAGGCCGAGGTCGCCGCCCGCGTCGCCCACGCCGGCGTGGGCATGAACCTGGGCACCGACCGCCCCACCCCGGTCCGGATCCGCCGGGCCGCGCGCGCCCTGCTGCGCGACCCCGCCTACCGCACGCGTGCCCGGCTCCTCGCGGAGCAACTGGCGGCACACGACGCCCCACGCGAGGCCGCCGACCTCCTGGAAGGACTGCTGCCCAAGGACCACCATGCGCACCAGTGA
- a CDS encoding arsenate reductase/protein-tyrosine-phosphatase family protein translates to MTRALIMCTHDCARSQMAEDLAQVAVAELGVPLDVHLAGTEATRVKDPAVTVMAELGIVLSIHTIKTLWDIPDARNDDVVTVCDSAAETCPVDPGRTTRRRYPFVDPSGGREVPPSYQDSPAVIPA, encoded by the coding sequence ATGACCCGCGCCCTGATCATGTGCACCCACGACTGCGCCCGCAGCCAGATGGCCGAGGACCTCGCGCAGGTCGCGGTGGCCGAACTCGGGGTGCCGCTGGACGTCCACTTGGCCGGCACCGAGGCCACCCGCGTGAAGGATCCGGCCGTCACGGTGATGGCCGAGCTCGGCATTGTCCTGAGCATCCACACCATCAAGACCCTGTGGGACATCCCGGACGCGCGGAACGATGACGTGGTCACGGTCTGTGACAGCGCCGCCGAAACCTGCCCGGTTGATCCGGGTCGCACCACCCGCCGCCGTTACCCGTTCGTGGATCCGTCCGGCGGCCGCGAGGTCCCCCCGAGCTACCAGGACAGTCCTGCCGTGATCCCAGCATGA
- a CDS encoding FAD-dependent oxidoreductase — MLDAVIVGGGPVGLFLGLLLARRGLQVQVLERQPQPGTHSRAIGLHPPALRALDAAGVGDSLRAAGRPIRRAAVIGDRGLVGELDFGGVPGGPVLSLPQRDTERLLAGHLAACAPGTLRRSVEVTAVQDQGDHVAVTACTPAGPDVIRARWVVGADGTRSAVRTLLGVPYPGGTYPDTYLMGDFPDTTAYRDQAVIFLTPGGVVESFPLPSGERRWVARTDRLQRGATPQDLTALVRRRTGVYLPADECLMLSPFGVGRHLARRFVTGRVILIGDAAHEVSPIGGQGMNLGWLDAEALAPLLPDGSPAALRTFGHQRRRAAALAIRQAEFNMFFGRPAAPWQRRGREAALRALLTPALRPLLVQAFTMNWLRSARPGTTWPAS; from the coding sequence GTGCTTGACGCCGTGATCGTCGGAGGCGGCCCGGTCGGACTGTTCCTGGGTCTCCTGCTGGCGCGGCGGGGGCTTCAGGTGCAGGTGCTCGAGCGTCAGCCCCAGCCCGGGACGCATTCCCGCGCCATCGGCCTCCACCCGCCCGCGCTGCGCGCCCTGGACGCCGCCGGGGTCGGCGACTCGCTGCGCGCCGCCGGTCGGCCCATCCGGCGCGCCGCTGTGATCGGCGACCGCGGCCTCGTGGGCGAACTGGACTTCGGCGGCGTACCGGGCGGTCCGGTGCTGTCCCTGCCGCAGCGCGACACCGAGCGCCTCCTCGCCGGCCACCTGGCGGCGTGCGCGCCCGGCACGCTGCGCCGGAGCGTGGAGGTCACGGCCGTTCAGGATCAGGGGGACCACGTGGCCGTGACCGCCTGCACGCCCGCCGGACCCGACGTCATCCGGGCGCGGTGGGTGGTCGGTGCAGACGGCACGCGCAGCGCCGTGCGGACCCTGCTCGGGGTGCCGTACCCGGGAGGAACGTACCCGGACACGTACCTGATGGGCGACTTCCCGGACACCACCGCGTACCGCGATCAGGCCGTGATCTTCCTGACGCCGGGCGGCGTGGTCGAATCCTTCCCGCTGCCGTCCGGCGAACGCCGCTGGGTGGCGCGCACCGATCGGCTGCAGCGCGGCGCCACCCCCCAGGACCTGACGGCACTGGTGCGCCGCCGCACTGGCGTTTACCTGCCGGCCGACGAGTGCCTGATGCTCAGTCCCTTCGGGGTCGGCCGTCACCTGGCCCGGCGGTTCGTGACGGGCCGGGTGATCCTGATCGGGGACGCGGCGCACGAGGTCAGTCCGATCGGCGGTCAGGGCATGAACCTCGGCTGGCTGGACGCCGAGGCGCTCGCGCCGCTCCTGCCGGACGGGTCGCCGGCCGCGCTGCGGACCTTCGGGCACCAGCGGCGCCGGGCCGCGGCCCTGGCGATCCGTCAGGCGGAATTCAACATGTTCTTCGGCCGTCCCGCCGCGCCGTGGCAGCGGCGTGGGCGCGAGGCGGCCCTGCGCGCCCTCCTCACCCCGGCGCTTCGCCCGCTGCTCGTGCAGGCCTTCACCATGAACTGGCTGCGCTCCGCGCGCCCCGGGACCACGTGGCCCGCATCCTGA
- a CDS encoding type III polyketide synthase: MPVYLHAVAPTVPPIAYPQEVIRDIIRTQPELDRLGQRLTTRAFNASGIDRRHSVVPDFLLGTDDPPGLFYDAGTGRMLTPGTGARNAFYVTHATPLFVNAARSVLASSPFGADDVTHVITVSCTGFFAPGPDYEVVRALELSGRVARFHVGFMGCYAAFPALKMARAFCDADPDAVVLVVCAELCTIHMHSAADPDTVLANSVFADGAAAAIVSARPPASAQGALRLDAFETTLTPPGVGQQDMAWTIGDQGYDMILSTYVPDIIETHISGALAPLLAQDPALAEAAHGGVQHWAIHPGGRSILDKVQSSLALRDEQLLPSREVLRQYGNMSSATVLFILADLLTRAADGERVCAMAFGPGLTVETGLMTRVTG; the protein is encoded by the coding sequence ATGCCGGTTTACCTTCACGCGGTGGCACCCACCGTGCCCCCGATCGCCTATCCGCAGGAGGTCATCCGTGACATCATCCGCACCCAACCGGAACTCGACCGTCTGGGGCAGCGGCTGACGACCCGCGCGTTCAATGCGTCGGGCATCGACCGGCGGCACAGCGTCGTACCTGATTTCCTGCTCGGGACCGACGATCCACCGGGGCTCTTCTACGACGCGGGTACGGGGCGGATGCTCACGCCGGGCACCGGGGCGCGCAACGCGTTCTACGTCACCCACGCGACGCCGCTGTTCGTGAACGCCGCCCGGTCCGTCCTGGCGAGCTCGCCGTTCGGAGCGGACGACGTGACCCACGTGATCACCGTGTCCTGCACGGGCTTTTTCGCACCGGGTCCGGACTACGAGGTGGTGCGCGCCCTGGAGCTGTCCGGTCGGGTCGCCCGCTTCCACGTGGGCTTCATGGGCTGCTACGCGGCGTTCCCGGCGCTCAAGATGGCCCGCGCGTTCTGCGACGCGGACCCGGACGCGGTGGTGCTGGTGGTCTGCGCCGAACTGTGCACCATTCACATGCACTCCGCCGCCGATCCGGACACCGTCCTGGCCAACTCGGTCTTCGCGGACGGCGCGGCCGCGGCCATCGTCAGCGCCCGGCCGCCGGCGTCCGCGCAGGGCGCGCTGCGCCTGGACGCCTTCGAGACGACCCTCACCCCGCCCGGCGTGGGGCAGCAGGACATGGCCTGGACGATCGGCGACCAGGGGTACGACATGATCCTGAGCACGTACGTGCCGGACATCATCGAGACGCACATCTCGGGCGCGCTGGCCCCGCTGCTGGCGCAGGATCCGGCCCTGGCGGAGGCCGCGCACGGGGGCGTGCAGCACTGGGCGATTCATCCGGGCGGCCGCAGCATCCTGGACAAGGTGCAGTCCAGCCTGGCCCTGCGTGACGAGCAGCTCCTGCCCTCCCGGGAGGTTCTGCGGCAGTACGGCAACATGAGCAGCGCGACCGTCCTGTTCATCCTCGCGGACCTCCTCACGCGGGCCGCGGACGGCGAGCGGGTGTGCGCCATGGCGTTCGGGCCGGGCCTGACGGTCGAGACGGGCCTCATGACCCGGGTGACCGGGTGA
- a CDS encoding ABC transporter permease, with amino-acid sequence MRTSDLAALAVRTLRRRPARTVLTLLGQVVAVLSMTLFLSIGEGLRGQLRREVQSVGPDLQVARPLPPLLLLPSPTLPESVAQALTVRQRELGIAQVTPVVTEIRQSADPTQSAVYYGLPARQGITALFPRARPEQGRLLRPDDEGQAVAVLGATAARQLGTGVGGTVRINRRARVRVIGVLKPLGSLTDTFTFLPLRSAQQALGTGPMISSVALRLQDPAQAERVAGLLRPHLHLEVSTRSEVLRAAGQVVRSADAVSLALSLVALLVGGLGVANTLLMTVHERQKEFAVMRAVGAGPGVVTRLVLLESALLAGTGWLVGAVLSGPGVWAVNLFTQRVAGLDGAALTPRLLMLSLAFSVLLGLLAGWWPARQAGRTAITRALGQP; translated from the coding sequence GTGAGGACGTCCGACCTGGCCGCGCTGGCGGTGCGGACGCTGCGGCGCCGCCCCGCCCGTACCGTCCTGACCCTACTGGGACAGGTGGTCGCGGTGCTCAGCATGACGCTGTTCCTGTCCATCGGGGAGGGTCTGCGTGGACAGCTCCGGCGCGAGGTGCAGAGTGTCGGCCCGGACCTGCAGGTGGCTCGGCCCCTGCCCCCCCTGCTCCTGCTGCCCAGTCCGACCCTGCCCGAGAGCGTCGCGCAGGCCCTCACGGTCCGGCAGCGTGAACTGGGCATCGCGCAGGTCACGCCGGTCGTCACGGAGATTCGGCAGTCCGCCGATCCTACGCAGAGTGCCGTCTACTACGGCCTGCCGGCCCGCCAGGGCATCACGGCGCTGTTTCCGCGCGCCCGCCCCGAGCAGGGACGACTGCTGCGCCCTGACGATGAAGGGCAGGCGGTCGCGGTTCTGGGCGCCACGGCCGCACGGCAGCTCGGCACCGGCGTGGGCGGGACGGTCCGGATCAACCGGCGGGCCCGGGTGCGGGTCATCGGTGTGCTGAAGCCCCTGGGGTCGTTGACCGACACTTTCACGTTCCTGCCGCTGCGGAGCGCTCAGCAGGCGCTCGGGACCGGCCCGATGATCTCGTCCGTGGCGCTGCGCCTCCAGGACCCGGCGCAGGCCGAACGTGTGGCCGGACTCCTGCGGCCGCACCTGCATCTGGAGGTCAGCACCCGCAGCGAGGTGCTCCGCGCGGCCGGGCAGGTGGTGCGCAGCGCCGACGCCGTCAGCCTGGCCCTGTCCCTGGTGGCGCTGCTGGTCGGCGGGCTGGGCGTCGCCAACACCCTGCTGATGACCGTCCACGAGCGCCAGAAGGAATTCGCGGTCATGCGCGCCGTCGGCGCAGGCCCCGGCGTGGTGACGCGGCTGGTGCTGCTCGAGAGCGCGCTGCTGGCCGGGACGGGCTGGCTGGTCGGCGCCGTGCTCAGCGGGCCCGGCGTGTGGGCCGTCAACCTTTTCACGCAGCGGGTCGCCGGACTGGACGGCGCGGCGCTGACGCCCCGCCTGCTGATGCTCAGTCTGGCGTTCAGCGTGCTGCTGGGCCTGCTCGCCGGATGGTGGCCCGCCCGTCAGGCTGGACGGACGGCCATCACGCGGGCGCTGGGTCAGCCGTGA
- a CDS encoding class I SAM-dependent methyltransferase has translation MTVPGAPADFTRRAVDLPEFMDDPACDLATLRRTYRQFGRLNALIAGWRRVYVRDLRPRLLQAPLTLLDIGCGGGDVPRQLARWARRDGLDLTVTAIDADPRAIAFASAQPGPPNVTYRQALSSDLVREGHTFGAVTSNHLLHHLTAAELSGLLRDCEHLGRVVVHSDLVRSAAAYRLFSLAAHAFPGTFIRADGLRSIRRSFTPAELQAAAPPGWTVRPLFPFRQLLTWEAGRA, from the coding sequence GTGACCGTGCCCGGCGCGCCCGCAGATTTCACCCGGCGGGCGGTGGACCTGCCGGAATTCATGGACGACCCGGCGTGCGACCTGGCCACGCTGCGCCGGACGTACCGGCAGTTCGGGCGGCTGAACGCCCTGATCGCCGGGTGGCGGCGCGTGTACGTCCGCGACCTGCGCCCCCGGCTGCTTCAGGCGCCGCTGACCCTGCTGGACATCGGCTGCGGGGGCGGCGACGTGCCCCGTCAGCTGGCCCGCTGGGCGCGGCGCGACGGCCTCGACCTGACCGTGACGGCCATCGACGCCGACCCGCGCGCCATCGCGTTCGCCTCGGCCCAGCCGGGACCGCCGAACGTCACCTACCGGCAGGCGCTGAGCAGCGATCTGGTGCGGGAGGGCCACACGTTCGGGGCCGTGACCTCCAACCACCTGCTGCATCACCTGACCGCCGCCGAACTGAGCGGCCTGCTGCGCGACTGCGAGCACCTGGGCCGGGTGGTGGTGCACAGCGACCTCGTGCGCAGCGCCGCCGCGTACCGCCTGTTCAGTCTGGCCGCCCACGCCTTCCCCGGGACGTTCATCCGCGCCGACGGACTGCGCTCGATCCGGCGGAGCTTCACGCCCGCCGAACTGCAGGCCGCCGCGCCGCCCGGATGGACGGTGCGGCCCCTCTTTCCCTTCCGGCAACTGCTGACCTGGGAGGCCGGACGTGCTTGA
- a CDS encoding SDR family oxidoreductase, which translates to MILLTGGSGRLGQALQALVPGMICPDSRTLDVTCPGSVERAVQGARPDVIVHAAAFTDVQAAQARPAECWNVNVNGTRWVAQAAQGVHAKLVFISTDYVFDGRRGQYREHEPPGIPTTFYGLSKLVAEEAARACADHLIVRTSFRSSPFPHPVAFTDQFTSQDYVDVIAPELALLITRARALSDAVLHVGTERKSVYDLARRRSGSVRPGRRAEASLSLPADVSLDVTRWRELKAGWGVP; encoded by the coding sequence ATGATCCTCCTCACCGGGGGCAGCGGTCGCCTCGGACAGGCGCTGCAGGCGCTGGTCCCCGGAATGATCTGTCCCGACTCCAGGACACTGGACGTCACCTGCCCGGGCAGTGTCGAGCGGGCCGTGCAGGGGGCCCGTCCGGACGTGATCGTCCACGCGGCGGCCTTCACGGACGTCCAGGCGGCGCAGGCACGACCGGCAGAGTGCTGGAACGTCAACGTGAACGGCACCCGGTGGGTGGCGCAGGCAGCCCAGGGCGTCCACGCGAAGCTGGTGTTCATCAGCACGGACTACGTGTTCGACGGTCGGCGGGGTCAGTACCGCGAGCATGAGCCGCCCGGGATCCCCACCACGTTCTACGGGCTGAGCAAACTGGTGGCGGAGGAAGCGGCCCGCGCCTGCGCGGATCACCTGATCGTCCGGACCAGTTTCCGCTCGTCACCGTTCCCTCATCCGGTGGCCTTCACGGATCAGTTCACCAGTCAGGACTACGTGGATGTCATCGCCCCGGAACTGGCGCTGCTCATCACGCGGGCCCGGGCGCTCTCTGACGCGGTGCTCCATGTCGGCACGGAACGCAAGAGTGTCTATGACCTGGCGCGGCGGCGGTCCGGGTCGGTTCGGCCGGGCCGCCGCGCAGAGGCGTCCCTGTCCCTCCCGGCCGACGTGAGCCTGGACGTCACGCGCTGGCGCGAGCTGAAAGCCGGGTGGGGCGTGCCGTGA
- a CDS encoding dTDP-4-dehydrorhamnose 3,5-epimerase family protein, which produces MTRLREEVQLALSFQSYAPGPGIAGVQVVPLRKYRGENGAFAEILRLEEGRLDGLPDFTPRQLSVSWGDPGRVNAFHLHPRQPQNELWCVLTGQLLVWLVDVRADSVSSGVRRAVILSSEAPSLLLIPSGVAHGYRAGAQGATLLYAMDAQFNPDDPNEGRLPWDHFGADLWAEDRG; this is translated from the coding sequence ATGACCAGACTGCGTGAAGAGGTGCAATTGGCCCTGAGCTTTCAGTCCTACGCGCCGGGACCCGGGATCGCCGGAGTCCAGGTGGTTCCTCTGCGCAAGTACCGCGGAGAGAACGGGGCGTTCGCCGAAATCCTCCGGCTCGAGGAGGGCCGCCTGGACGGCCTTCCCGACTTCACGCCCCGGCAGCTCAGCGTTTCCTGGGGCGATCCGGGCCGCGTGAACGCCTTTCACCTGCATCCCCGGCAGCCTCAGAATGAACTGTGGTGTGTCCTGACCGGCCAGCTGCTGGTGTGGCTGGTGGACGTCCGGGCGGACAGTGTCAGCAGCGGCGTTCGCCGCGCCGTGATCCTGTCCAGTGAGGCACCGTCCCTGCTGTTGATCCCCAGCGGCGTGGCGCACGGTTACCGCGCAGGCGCGCAGGGAGCCACCCTGCTGTACGCGATGGACGCCCAGTTCAACCCGGACGATCCCAACGAGGGCCGGCTGCCCTGGGATCATTTCGGGGCTGACCTGTGGGCCGAGGACCGGGGATGA
- the rfbB gene encoding dTDP-glucose 4,6-dehydratase: MRTSEQNVLLVTGGCGFIGSQFVRWWLGREPGDRIVVLDHLTYAGRVENLTGLWEHPHLSFHHADVADEEAVRRICTEEAVTAIVNFAAESHVDQSIVSPLAFTRTNVLGTHVLLEVARTLGLRFHQVSTDEVYGDVPAPQRRTERDVLVPRSPYAASKAAAEHLVQAYFETYALHVTVTRGSNTVGPYQYPEKVLPLFATNALLGHPLPLYGDGHQQRDYMHVDDHCAAIALVLRRGQPGEIYNVGTGCEMSNLELARTVLDTLHADPALIQHVADRPGHDRRYAVDTARLGALGWTPRFTPDQAVARAAAWYPENRWWWEPIRAGAFRAFYRQQYEGRAAWTPPGAES; encoded by the coding sequence ATGCGCACCAGTGAACAGAACGTCCTGCTCGTGACGGGCGGCTGCGGCTTCATCGGCAGTCAGTTTGTCCGGTGGTGGCTGGGGCGCGAGCCGGGGGACCGGATCGTGGTGCTCGACCACCTGACCTATGCGGGCCGCGTGGAGAATCTCACCGGTCTCTGGGAGCACCCGCACCTGAGTTTCCACCACGCGGACGTGGCCGATGAGGAGGCGGTCCGGCGGATCTGCACCGAGGAGGCCGTGACGGCCATCGTCAATTTCGCGGCGGAATCCCACGTCGACCAGTCCATCGTCTCCCCGCTGGCGTTCACCCGCACCAACGTGCTGGGCACGCACGTCCTCCTGGAGGTCGCTAGAACCCTGGGACTGCGGTTCCATCAGGTCTCGACGGACGAGGTGTACGGGGATGTCCCGGCTCCCCAGCGGCGGACAGAGCGGGACGTGCTGGTCCCGCGCAGCCCCTACGCGGCCAGCAAGGCCGCCGCGGAACACCTCGTGCAGGCGTACTTCGAGACCTACGCCCTGCACGTGACGGTCACGCGGGGCTCGAATACGGTCGGTCCCTACCAGTACCCGGAGAAGGTGCTGCCCCTGTTCGCCACGAACGCCCTGCTGGGCCACCCCCTTCCCCTGTACGGGGACGGTCATCAGCAGCGGGATTACATGCATGTCGACGATCACTGCGCCGCCATTGCCCTGGTCCTGCGGCGGGGTCAGCCGGGCGAGATCTACAACGTGGGCACCGGCTGCGAGATGAGCAACCTGGAGCTGGCCCGCACGGTGCTGGACACCCTGCACGCCGACCCGGCCCTCATCCAGCATGTGGCCGACCGGCCGGGGCATGACCGCCGCTACGCGGTGGACACCGCCCGGCTGGGCGCGCTGGGCTGGACGCCCCGGTTCACCCCGGATCAGGCAGTGGCGCGGGCGGCTGCCTGGTACCCGGAAAACCGCTGGTGGTGGGAGCCGATCCGGGCGGGGGCGTTCCGGGCGTTCTACCGTCAGCAGTACGAAGGGCGCGCCGCCTGGACGCCCCCCGGGGCGGAGTCGTGA